In Vibrio sp. 10N, the following proteins share a genomic window:
- the rluD gene encoding 23S rRNA pseudouridine(1911/1915/1917) synthase RluD yields MAQQIELTNTVKDSQLGQRLDQAVAELFADFSRSRLKEWLLDGKIAVNGEVVTKPRTKVMGGELITVQAELEDEERFEAQDIPLNIVYEDDDIIVINKPRDFVVHPGAGTPDGTVLNALLHHYPAIAEVPRAGIVHRLDKDTTGLMVVAKTVPSQTRLVRALQKRNITREYEAIAIGKMTAGGMVDKPIGRHSTKRTLMAVNELGKPAITHYRVAEHFREHTRIRLRLETGRTHQIRVHMSYLQHPLLGDTAYGGRARIPRGASEELTEMIRRFDRQALHAVMLKFAHPVTGEEMEFHAPVPDDMVAMAEALREDTKLNKEEDY; encoded by the coding sequence ATGGCTCAGCAGATTGAATTAACAAATACAGTAAAAGACAGCCAGTTAGGTCAACGTTTAGACCAAGCTGTAGCTGAACTCTTCGCAGATTTTTCTCGTTCGCGCCTGAAAGAGTGGCTTCTGGACGGAAAAATTGCGGTTAACGGTGAAGTGGTTACCAAGCCTCGCACAAAAGTGATGGGCGGCGAACTGATTACCGTTCAAGCTGAACTAGAAGATGAAGAACGCTTCGAAGCGCAAGATATTCCTCTAAATATCGTTTACGAGGATGATGACATTATTGTTATCAATAAGCCAAGAGATTTCGTTGTCCATCCTGGAGCAGGGACACCAGATGGCACGGTTCTGAATGCGCTTTTGCATCATTACCCAGCCATTGCGGAAGTGCCACGTGCAGGTATCGTTCACCGTCTCGATAAAGACACTACAGGTTTGATGGTGGTGGCGAAGACGGTTCCATCGCAAACGCGTTTGGTTCGTGCGCTGCAAAAACGTAACATCACCCGTGAGTACGAAGCGATTGCTATCGGTAAAATGACGGCTGGTGGTATGGTCGATAAGCCAATTGGTCGCCATTCGACAAAACGTACATTGATGGCGGTGAATGAGCTAGGTAAGCCTGCAATTACTCACTATCGCGTAGCGGAGCACTTCCGTGAGCACACTCGTATTCGTTTGCGTCTAGAAACGGGACGTACTCACCAGATCCGTGTTCACATGTCTTATTTGCAGCACCCCCTACTAGGCGATACTGCTTATGGTGGTCGCGCTCGAATCCCACGAGGTGCGAGCGAGGAGCTAACAGAAATGATCCGTCGCTTCGATCGTCAAGCGCTGCATGCGGTGATGCTTAAGTTTGCTCACCCAGTAACAGGTGAAGAGATGGAGTTCCACGCACCTGTGCCGGACGACATGGTCGCTATGGCAGAAGCGCTTCGAGAAGACACTAAGCTAAACAAAGAAGAAGACTATTAA
- the trpR gene encoding trp operon repressor, with translation MEPQYQDWQQVLDLIQRSQSTEQQAQLMTLLLTPDEREAVTARVNILCELLKGDLSQRQISQMLGVGVATITRGSAEVKRLENAEKNALSDLLLK, from the coding sequence ATGGAACCCCAATACCAAGACTGGCAACAAGTTCTCGACCTGATCCAACGCTCACAAAGTACAGAGCAACAAGCACAGTTAATGACACTGTTGTTAACGCCTGATGAGCGTGAAGCGGTGACCGCTCGTGTTAACATTCTGTGTGAGCTGCTAAAAGGCGATTTATCACAGCGTCAAATTAGCCAGATGTTAGGGGTGGGTGTCGCGACAATTACTCGTGGCAGTGCAGAAGTGAAACGTCTAGAAAATGCAGAGAAAAATGCGTTAAGCGATTTATTGCTCAAGTAG
- the pheA gene encoding prephenate dehydratase — protein MTDTKYSLDEIRLRLNELDDNLLQLLSERRKLSIEVAKSKVQTSKPVRDAAREQQLLVKLINNGKDKYELDAPYITKIFHTIIEDSVLLQQVYLQNLANPDQSRKPVARVAFLGAKGSYSHLASRDYFSRKNTELVELNCDQFKEVIKTVESGHADYGVLPIENTSSGSINEVFDLLQHTTLHIVGEITQPIEHCLVATKEIRLENIKTLYSHPQPHQQCSEFLGRLKGVTLESCASTADAMQKVQELNRDDVAAIGHAASGKLYGLQSIQGNIANQTENHTRFIIVARKPVEVSAQIPAKTTFIMATSQEAGSLVETLLVLQRYGINMSKLESRPIMGNPWEEMFYVDVEGHKDSEAMQLAIEELIKITKYLKVLGCYPIDNVKPVIPDLTDKKD, from the coding sequence ATGACCGACACTAAGTATTCTCTTGACGAAATTCGCCTGCGACTCAATGAGTTAGATGACAACCTACTGCAGTTACTATCAGAGCGCCGTAAGCTCAGTATTGAAGTAGCCAAAAGTAAAGTACAGACTTCAAAGCCAGTTCGCGATGCCGCTCGTGAACAGCAACTTCTTGTTAAGTTAATCAATAATGGTAAAGATAAATACGAACTTGATGCACCGTACATCACCAAGATTTTTCACACCATCATTGAAGATTCCGTGCTGCTTCAACAGGTCTACCTGCAAAATCTAGCCAACCCAGACCAAAGCAGAAAGCCAGTAGCGCGCGTAGCATTTTTAGGCGCCAAAGGCTCCTATTCGCATCTTGCCAGTCGCGATTATTTCTCTCGCAAAAATACAGAGCTAGTAGAACTTAACTGCGACCAGTTTAAGGAAGTCATCAAAACCGTAGAATCTGGTCATGCAGACTATGGCGTTCTCCCTATTGAGAACACCAGCTCAGGTTCAATCAACGAAGTATTTGACTTGCTACAGCACACAACATTGCACATTGTTGGCGAAATTACCCAACCGATTGAGCATTGCCTTGTCGCAACCAAAGAGATCCGCTTAGAGAACATTAAAACCCTGTATTCACACCCGCAGCCTCATCAGCAATGCAGTGAGTTCTTAGGTCGCCTTAAAGGCGTGACTCTTGAGTCTTGCGCCAGCACCGCTGATGCTATGCAAAAGGTACAAGAGCTAAACCGCGATGACGTCGCTGCTATCGGTCATGCAGCAAGTGGCAAGCTTTATGGTCTGCAGTCAATCCAAGGCAACATTGCTAACCAAACGGAAAACCATACCCGTTTTATCATCGTCGCGAGAAAGCCGGTGGAAGTTTCTGCTCAAATTCCAGCAAAAACCACCTTCATCATGGCGACTTCTCAAGAGGCAGGTTCTCTGGTTGAAACCTTGTTGGTGCTGCAACGCTATGGCATCAACATGAGCAAACTCGAGTCACGCCCTATTATGGGTAACCCTTGGGAAGAGATGTTTTATGTGGATGTAGAAGGTCATAAAGATTCAGAAGCGATGCAATTGGCAATAGAAGAGCTAATTAAGATCACTAAGTATCTCAAGGTTCTTGGTTGTTACCCTATCGACAATGTAAAACCTGTAATTCCAGATCTCACAGATAAAAAAGACTAA
- a CDS encoding lytic transglycosylase F translates to MELKALLLVVVFVIFSLPLRALELTPLSRTPYTGDLDVLTEKRVLRVLVSADLGFYYIEKGQPRGIGAEQLYHFEKHLKKKFPKLKVQVIPVPRDDLIPALVNGYGDLIVANLTVTPARETIIEFSRPILDNIDELIITSDGYPALLSPEDLSGQEIWVRASSSYFESLQALNKTLTEDGRPPVLVQYLEETLQDYELIEMIKQGLVSATVLDSHKAYFWNKTFDDLNIHSGIPLRSGGKIAWAMRKGSPKLGEQVNAYIKTAKEGTLLGNVIYNKYLENTSWFARALNPNNIEQLEKLVSLFKKYADQYDFDFLMIAAQAFQESRLNQNKVSPKGAVGIMQVLPSTARDQNVNIKNINNIDNNVHAGVKYLRFIRDRYFSDDAISEDDKVYLSLAAYNAGPGNISRMRRLAEKNGYDPNRWFGHVELMARRNISSEPVTYVANINRYFVIYKQLESLQQIRDEQQAKNQDIEFYRILSGSKEEITK, encoded by the coding sequence ATGGAATTGAAAGCGCTATTACTGGTTGTTGTTTTCGTCATCTTCTCGCTGCCACTGCGAGCACTTGAGCTAACCCCACTGAGCAGAACACCTTACACAGGAGACTTAGACGTGCTCACAGAAAAGCGGGTTTTGCGTGTGCTGGTCTCGGCTGATCTTGGTTTCTACTACATTGAGAAAGGCCAGCCCCGAGGCATTGGCGCTGAGCAACTGTATCACTTCGAAAAACATCTAAAGAAAAAATTCCCTAAACTCAAAGTTCAGGTCATTCCGGTTCCTAGAGATGACCTTATCCCTGCACTGGTCAATGGTTATGGTGACCTCATTGTGGCGAACCTTACCGTAACCCCCGCGCGCGAGACTATTATCGAGTTTAGCCGCCCTATTCTGGATAATATTGACGAGCTGATCATTACCAGTGATGGCTACCCTGCCCTATTAAGTCCCGAAGATTTGAGCGGCCAAGAAATCTGGGTTCGCGCCAGCTCGAGTTACTTTGAAAGCCTGCAAGCACTCAATAAAACGCTCACCGAAGATGGACGCCCTCCTGTATTGGTTCAATATCTAGAGGAAACATTACAAGACTATGAGCTGATCGAGATGATCAAGCAAGGACTGGTGAGCGCAACGGTTCTGGACAGTCATAAAGCTTACTTCTGGAACAAAACCTTCGATGACCTAAACATTCATAGCGGCATTCCACTTCGCAGTGGTGGCAAAATAGCGTGGGCGATGCGCAAAGGTAGCCCTAAGCTTGGCGAGCAGGTCAATGCCTATATCAAAACAGCAAAGGAAGGTACGCTGCTTGGCAATGTTATCTATAACAAGTATTTAGAGAACACGTCATGGTTTGCGAGAGCGCTTAATCCCAACAATATAGAACAACTGGAGAAGCTGGTTTCACTATTTAAAAAGTATGCCGACCAATACGACTTCGACTTTCTGATGATTGCCGCACAAGCCTTCCAGGAGTCACGCCTTAATCAAAACAAGGTGTCACCAAAGGGCGCCGTAGGCATCATGCAAGTGCTGCCGAGTACCGCACGAGATCAAAACGTCAACATCAAGAATATCAACAACATCGATAACAATGTGCATGCAGGCGTTAAATATCTACGCTTTATCCGCGATCGCTATTTCAGTGATGACGCCATCAGTGAAGATGACAAAGTTTATCTCTCCTTAGCCGCATACAACGCAGGCCCCGGCAACATATCTCGAATGAGACGATTAGCGGAAAAGAACGGCTACGATCCAAATAGATGGTTTGGCCACGTAGAGCTAATGGCACGCCGCAATATCAGTTCAGAGCCCGTCACCTATGTGGCCAATATCAACCGATACTTTGTCATCTACAAACAACTGGAGTCCTTACAGCAGATCCGCGACGAGCAACAGGCTAAAAACCAAGACATCGAATTCTATCGAATATTGAGTGGCAGCAAGGAGGAAATCACGAAGTGA
- the hpf gene encoding ribosome hibernation-promoting factor, HPF/YfiA family: MRVNITGKNIEITSAIREHIESKFKKLEKWQVDIISCQTAFNEEPNKQMKFEAAITVPKGKLVASATHEDLYAAVNEVEQKLERQLNKLRHKPEARRTEKPELLEAEEVE; this comes from the coding sequence ATGAGAGTAAACATCACTGGTAAAAACATTGAGATCACCTCTGCAATCCGTGAGCATATCGAAAGCAAGTTTAAGAAGTTAGAAAAATGGCAAGTGGACATCATTAGTTGCCAAACTGCTTTCAACGAAGAGCCAAACAAACAGATGAAATTCGAAGCGGCCATTACGGTACCCAAAGGCAAACTTGTCGCTTCCGCTACTCATGAAGATTTATACGCTGCCGTTAACGAGGTTGAACAGAAGCTAGAACGTCAGCTAAACAAACTAAGACACAAACCAGAAGCTCGTCGCACAGAGAAGCCAGAGCTACTAGAAGCAGAAGAAGTCGAATAA
- the yjjX gene encoding inosine/xanthosine triphosphatase produces MKKVVISSLNPAKINAVKSAFESAFPNQAFEFQGVSVPSGVAEQPMDNAETHLGASNRVNNAKEAISDGDYYVGIEAGLDGGCTFAWMVIESEGLIGESRSASLMLPPAVVEQLAPTVELGDVMDKTFGTDNIKQKGGAIALLTQHQLTRSSVYHQALILALIPFVNPEHF; encoded by the coding sequence ATGAAAAAGGTTGTCATCTCCTCGTTAAATCCCGCCAAAATCAATGCCGTAAAAAGTGCGTTTGAATCTGCCTTCCCAAATCAGGCTTTTGAGTTTCAAGGAGTAAGTGTACCTAGTGGTGTCGCTGAGCAACCTATGGACAATGCCGAAACCCACCTAGGTGCAAGCAATCGGGTTAACAACGCTAAAGAAGCGATATCAGACGGTGACTATTATGTGGGTATTGAAGCCGGACTCGATGGTGGCTGTACATTCGCCTGGATGGTGATTGAATCTGAAGGTTTGATAGGCGAGTCTCGAAGCGCCAGTTTAATGCTGCCACCAGCAGTGGTTGAGCAGCTAGCCCCTACTGTCGAGCTTGGGGACGTAATGGATAAAACGTTTGGTACCGACAACATCAAACAGAAAGGTGGGGCCATTGCGCTGCTGACTCAGCATCAACTCACCCGCAGCTCGGTGTATCATCAGGCGTTGATATTAGCCCTGATCCCGTTCGTCAACCCAGAGCACTTCTAA
- the pgeF gene encoding peptidoglycan editing factor PgeF, which produces MSTLQPNWTAAPNVSAVTTTREGGVSNAPFLGLNLGMHVGDIPADVEANRRQLASLANMPSNPVWLNQTHSTVVAQLEAPTDAVLDADASFTTVPGVVLSAMTADCLPILLAAKDGSAVSAVHAGWRGLADGIVENAVSLFDSPLQAWVGPAIGFDCFEVGEDVREAFCTNHPEYAIAFKSHPSSGKWLADLALIAELKLKALGVDSVAQSGLCTFQDPTRFFSYRRDGQTGRMASFIWIKA; this is translated from the coding sequence ATGTCGACTCTTCAGCCAAACTGGACTGCTGCGCCCAATGTGAGCGCAGTAACTACGACTCGTGAAGGTGGCGTGTCTAACGCGCCATTTTTAGGGTTGAATCTGGGTATGCATGTGGGTGATATTCCCGCTGATGTTGAAGCCAATAGGCGTCAACTCGCATCGCTAGCGAACATGCCGTCCAACCCAGTTTGGCTAAATCAAACTCACTCTACGGTTGTTGCTCAACTGGAAGCCCCTACTGATGCCGTGCTTGATGCGGATGCCAGCTTTACCACAGTACCGGGTGTCGTACTCAGTGCGATGACGGCAGATTGCTTGCCAATCCTACTGGCGGCTAAAGATGGTTCGGCAGTTTCTGCAGTACATGCTGGTTGGCGCGGACTTGCCGACGGTATTGTTGAAAATGCGGTCTCTCTATTTGACTCACCGCTTCAGGCTTGGGTTGGACCAGCGATTGGTTTTGACTGCTTTGAAGTGGGCGAGGATGTACGTGAAGCATTTTGTACGAATCATCCAGAGTATGCGATAGCATTTAAATCACATCCCTCTTCAGGAAAATGGCTTGCTGATTTGGCATTGATTGCCGAGCTAAAGCTGAAAGCGTTAGGTGTAGACTCTGTTGCACAAAGTGGGTTGTGTACCTTCCAAGACCCAACACGTTTTTTTTCCTATCGACGCGATGGACAAACAGGCCGTATGGCGAGTTTTATTTGGATTAAAGCCTGA
- the bamD gene encoding outer membrane protein assembly factor BamD — protein MKLLKLTGLLSIALLFGCADKEVTVPDVPPSQLYSEAQESLQGGNWTSAIERLEALDSRYPFGAYTEQVQLDLIYAYYKNDDLPLALATIERFSRLNPTHERSDWVLYMRGLSHMAQDRNFMHDIFRIDRSDRDPEPVKAAFADFDRLLKRYPNSAYAEDSQKRMVALKNRLANYDLATADFYLRREAWIAAINRTQELQKTYPDTEAARKSLRIQKQAYEELGMKEQVERTEKLIELNPL, from the coding sequence ATGAAACTACTTAAACTAACAGGCTTGCTTTCTATAGCTTTGTTGTTTGGTTGTGCTGACAAAGAAGTCACCGTCCCAGATGTCCCGCCGTCTCAGTTGTATTCTGAAGCTCAAGAGTCACTGCAAGGGGGTAACTGGACATCGGCTATTGAGCGTCTCGAAGCGCTAGACTCTCGCTACCCGTTTGGAGCGTACACTGAACAGGTACAGCTTGATCTCATTTATGCCTACTATAAGAACGATGATTTGCCATTGGCGCTTGCGACCATCGAGCGTTTTTCTCGTCTCAACCCAACACACGAGCGCTCCGATTGGGTTTTGTATATGCGCGGCCTAAGCCACATGGCACAAGACCGTAACTTTATGCATGATATCTTCCGTATCGACCGCTCGGATCGCGATCCTGAACCCGTTAAAGCAGCCTTCGCGGATTTTGACCGCTTGTTAAAACGCTACCCAAACAGTGCCTATGCTGAAGATTCACAAAAACGCATGGTAGCACTGAAGAATCGCCTGGCTAACTACGATCTAGCAACCGCCGACTTCTACCTGCGCCGTGAAGCTTGGATCGCTGCCATCAACCGTACTCAAGAACTTCAAAAAACCTACCCAGATACGGAAGCGGCACGTAAGTCACTGCGTATTCAAAAGCAGGCTTATGAAGAGCTTGGTATGAAAGAGCAAGTTGAACGCACCGAAAAACTCATAGAGCTCAACCCGCTATAG
- a CDS encoding OmpA family protein, protein MKLKQVVVALGIVTLVGCQATQRQNATTGEYETNSATKGALIGAIAGTAVGIASGGDSKGILLGAASGAAIGGGAGYYFDQQEKALRQELLNSGVQVERTGDNQLVLRLENGIGFASNSHTLDSGIHNTLKGVARILVEYPDTSLVIDGYTDSTGSANYNQQLSEKRAEQVRSFLVGQKVAPGRAVARGMGERFPICSNSTAEGRQCNRRVEIKILPLT, encoded by the coding sequence ATGAAATTAAAACAAGTAGTGGTGGCCTTAGGAATTGTGACATTGGTAGGTTGCCAAGCTACGCAGCGCCAAAATGCGACGACAGGTGAGTACGAGACCAACTCAGCGACGAAAGGAGCACTGATTGGCGCGATTGCTGGCACTGCAGTGGGCATTGCTTCTGGTGGGGATAGCAAAGGCATTTTGTTAGGAGCAGCAAGTGGTGCTGCGATTGGTGGTGGTGCTGGCTATTACTTTGATCAGCAAGAGAAAGCACTACGTCAAGAACTACTGAATTCGGGGGTGCAAGTTGAGCGTACAGGTGACAATCAATTGGTACTTCGCCTTGAAAACGGCATTGGATTTGCGAGTAACTCACACACTTTAGACAGTGGCATTCACAATACACTGAAAGGTGTAGCGCGCATTTTGGTTGAATACCCAGATACCAGCCTAGTTATCGATGGTTACACCGACAGTACAGGTAGTGCCAATTACAACCAGCAACTCTCTGAGAAACGTGCCGAACAGGTTCGTTCTTTCCTCGTAGGCCAAAAAGTTGCGCCAGGGCGTGCTGTGGCTCGTGGCATGGGCGAGCGCTTCCCAATTTGCAGTAACTCGACAGCAGAAGGTCGTCAATGCAATCGACGTGTAGAGATAAAAATCCTACCGCTGACATAA
- the sltY gene encoding murein transglycosylase: protein MNSKQRYPKQLITTACGAIVTLALPALFTSALASETNASASENKLERQRVTYDMAQELIDARNINGYNKIRPQIADYPLTPYVDYRVFSLQLADKSVPQVNRFIEKHQTFPFSSRIRAPYVDQLAKQKRWRDLLAFQTSYPSGERYQCHYHYAQLKTGDSQSAYEGAATLWKSGDSVDSACDPLFEAWNKAGLRTDEHVIERMTLAFERRNGSLINYLNKQLKTTKGKQQGKQLQALFKSPKTVTRFADSDFPEPNRTLLTELALQKLARSDKDQARSALSTLNNNRNLSPELKQSMNEYVAMRFITTDSDSEAKWRDAILEKSSSDIYLQRRARLAVQQADWAGLAKWIDKLSDKAKQSSRWQYWLARAEISLGNKAQGEQRLESIVGKRNFYSAAAATHLKHSIVYPISSIELDKSVIAPYQTSLVRIEELIKRDKIAAAKSEWRYLLSSSSTAEKEMLAAYAGQKRWHHLTVVATISAKMWDNMSLRFPAAHQWWFSFYGDKLDLNKDLLMSLARQESAMDVEARSPVGARGVMQIMPATAKYTAKKHKIAYKRTSELYQAGKNIEIGSHYLNELLGNYDNNRIFALAAYNAGPNRVKRWRAASDGNLDAIAFIEAIPFKETRGYVQNILMFQVYYRDLMGVQGSFLTDAEAKRRY, encoded by the coding sequence ATGAACTCTAAACAACGATACCCGAAGCAGCTCATCACTACCGCTTGCGGCGCTATCGTGACTCTGGCTTTGCCTGCGCTATTTACTAGTGCGCTTGCCTCTGAAACTAATGCGTCAGCCTCTGAAAATAAGTTAGAACGCCAGCGGGTGACATACGACATGGCGCAAGAGCTGATTGATGCTAGAAACATCAATGGCTATAACAAAATTCGTCCACAAATTGCAGATTACCCACTCACGCCTTATGTGGACTATCGGGTGTTTTCGTTGCAGTTGGCTGATAAGTCGGTGCCGCAAGTTAACCGTTTTATTGAAAAACATCAGACGTTTCCATTTTCGTCTCGTATTCGTGCGCCATATGTCGACCAGCTCGCTAAGCAAAAGCGTTGGCGTGATCTGCTTGCTTTTCAAACCAGCTACCCTAGCGGTGAGCGCTATCAATGCCATTACCACTATGCACAGTTAAAAACAGGTGATAGTCAATCGGCCTATGAGGGGGCAGCCACGTTGTGGAAGAGTGGTGATAGTGTCGATAGTGCTTGTGACCCGTTGTTCGAAGCTTGGAATAAAGCAGGGCTGCGTACTGATGAGCATGTTATCGAGCGGATGACCTTGGCATTTGAGCGCCGAAATGGCTCTCTGATTAACTACCTTAATAAGCAGCTTAAGACCACGAAAGGTAAGCAGCAAGGTAAACAGCTGCAAGCGTTGTTCAAATCCCCTAAAACGGTCACTAGATTTGCAGATAGCGACTTTCCTGAGCCTAATCGAACGTTACTCACAGAGCTTGCCTTACAAAAGCTCGCACGTAGCGACAAAGATCAAGCTCGCAGCGCTTTATCTACCTTGAACAACAATCGCAATTTATCGCCAGAGCTCAAGCAATCGATGAATGAGTATGTGGCGATGCGTTTCATTACTACCGATTCAGACAGCGAAGCAAAATGGCGCGATGCTATCCTAGAGAAGTCCAGTAGCGACATCTATTTGCAACGTCGTGCTCGCTTAGCGGTGCAACAAGCGGATTGGGCTGGTTTAGCAAAGTGGATCGATAAGCTGAGTGATAAAGCAAAACAGAGTAGCCGGTGGCAATACTGGTTAGCGCGCGCAGAGATAAGTTTGGGCAATAAAGCACAAGGTGAGCAGCGCCTTGAATCTATTGTTGGGAAGCGCAATTTCTACAGCGCCGCAGCCGCGACTCATCTCAAGCACTCGATTGTTTATCCAATTTCGAGCATCGAGTTGGATAAATCGGTGATAGCACCTTACCAAACGAGCCTTGTGCGAATTGAAGAGCTGATTAAGCGAGACAAAATCGCCGCCGCAAAATCGGAGTGGCGCTATTTACTGTCTAGTTCGTCGACAGCTGAAAAAGAGATGCTAGCCGCATACGCCGGGCAAAAGCGATGGCATCATCTAACGGTCGTTGCGACCATATCGGCGAAAATGTGGGATAACATGAGCTTGCGATTCCCAGCGGCGCACCAGTGGTGGTTTAGCTTTTACGGTGACAAGTTGGACTTGAATAAAGACCTTCTGATGTCGCTAGCAAGACAAGAGAGTGCCATGGATGTTGAAGCTCGCTCTCCCGTAGGGGCGAGAGGTGTGATGCAAATTATGCCAGCAACAGCCAAATATACGGCTAAAAAGCACAAGATCGCCTACAAGCGCACGAGTGAACTCTATCAGGCTGGTAAGAACATTGAGATTGGCTCGCACTACCTCAATGAACTGTTAGGCAACTACGACAATAATCGCATCTTTGCGCTTGCTGCTTATAACGCTGGGCCCAATAGGGTTAAGCGCTGGCGAGCTGCGTCTGACGGTAACTTAGATGCCATTGCATTTATTGAAGCGATACCTTTTAAGGAAACGCGTGGTTACGTTCAGAATATTCTGATGTTTCAAGTGTACTATCGCGATTTAATGGGTGTTCAAGGAAGTTTCCTAACTGACGCTGAAGCGAAAAGGCGTTACTAG